The DNA window ATTCGTGATCTATTCTCGTCTGACCTCACGTTGAGCGACATCATTCTGGTCGACAGCCCGCCCAGAGAGTTTCCGCGCGAGGATCAAATCATTCCCTCATTTCGCCAACGCTTTAATACCACCGTCTATGCTTTCGCGCAGGCGCGGCACGTACGCGCCGGGCAACGCTTGCAGGCCATCTTGCGCATTGGCAACACCGAAACCGGCAACGCCAACCGCGCCGAGATCGATACCACTGCCAGCCAGGAAACCGTCAACATCGTTTTTCCGATTCCGCCGGCGCAGCTTGGTCTGGGCCGCATGGAAATCAGCATGACGATCGATTCCGATCAACGCACCGTGGTTTCCAAACGAAATCTGCTGGTGCGTTGGGCCAACCGTCAAAACGCGACCACGGCAAAAGCGCTGAATGACTATCTTGAACCATTACGGCTCATCATGACCGGGCAACAATGGAAGGAAATCAAGAATGCCTCGCCGGAAGAACAACGCCGCTTGCTGGCCGACTTCTGGCAGGAGCGCAATCCTGATCCGGCTTCGAACGCCAATCTCTTGGAAGAGGAATTCTACTGGCGCGTGGGTGAGGCCAACTCTCGTTTTGCGTGGGGAAAAAGTCAAGGTTGGTCAACCGATCGCGGCCGCGTTTATGTCGTTTATGGCCAGCCCGATGAAATTTTGCGGCAATACGATCGCTATAGCCGCAGCATTGAAGTTTGGCGTTACGAAGAGCCCGCGCGCGAATTCGTTTTTTACGACGAACAAGGCGACGGCCGCTATCATCTCATTCGCCAAACCAATGCAAATTTAGCGGCAACGGGTTTGTAAGCGAACAGCAACTGAATCGTTTGCTTTTTAACGGCCCACGGCTCACAGCCGTGGGCTTTTTTTGTGGCAATAGATGCATCATGCAAATCTATGGCAAAGTTTGCAGCAATAACCGCTGTACATTGCCGCCCATGATTTTATAAATCTCCTCACGTCCAAAACCCTCCTCCAGCAGAGCCGCGGTGAGCAGCGCCATCCCGCTGGCGTCGAATGGCGTGGTCACCGCCCCGTCGAAATCCGATCCTAAACCAACGTGATCAATGCCGGCCACGTTGACGGCATAACGAATCGCCGCGGCAATGGCAGCGGCATCTACGCCACAAACCGCGGTTTCCCAAAAGCCGATGCCGATCACTCCGCCGGTTTGCGCGATGCCGCGCAAATGCTCGTCGCTCAAATTGCGTTGATTGTCACATTGCCCGCGGCCTCCAGAATGTGAAACAACAAGCGGCCGGGTTGCAATTGCGAGAACCTCATCAATCAAACGCGGCGAGGCATGGGCGAGATCAACCAAAATATGCAATTCCTCCATGCGTTTGACTGCAAGCGTGCCAAACGCCGACAAACCGCCCTTTTCAACGCCATGAGCGGAACCGCCGACTTCGTTATCGAAAAAATGAGTCAGGCCGATCATGCGATAGCCGGCCTCGAAGAAGATATCGAGATTGTTGAGATCGCCTTCGAGCGGATGCGCGCCTTCCATGCCGAGAAATCCGGCTGTCATATCGGTTGACTCCCGGCGCGCTGCCATATAATTCTGCAAGTCGCTTGAGGTTTTGATGAGCACCAACTTGCCGTCCGAACGTCCGGCGATTTCATGAAGTTTGCGCGCTTGAAACAAGGCGCGTTCTTTCAAACTCGTCCACGTCGCAACGGGCCAGCTTTGCGCCATGGCGAGCAAGGTAATATCGTCGGAATCACCTGTGTTGCGTTCGATATTGAGATTTCGCGGCGTCTTCGTCACGACGGTGAAGGCCTGTACCGCCACGTTGCCCGCCAGCAAACGCGGCACATCAACATGGCCATCCGTGCTGCGTGTGAGCAAATCACGGTTCCACAAAAGCGCGTCAGCGTGCAAATCTGCAATAAAAAGCGAATCATGCAAAAGCTGAACCGTCTCAGTAACTCGA is part of the Cytophagia bacterium CHB2 genome and encodes:
- a CDS encoding GWxTD domain-containing protein; translation: MSIKLSFLAVAVALAAGCAGNMNQHMGGRQQSLGVVNFGLQTANVIDPNRNNVLWTVLDVPHRSLQFERSGGKFIAEFELTLALRDDRGHAVQLVDDSRMITVDSYDATQPDTVYARVSYFMEAPPGEYKLEAMVTDRVAKGRGYSTQPVVIRDLFSSDLTLSDIILVDSPPREFPREDQIIPSFRQRFNTTVYAFAQARHVRAGQRLQAILRIGNTETGNANRAEIDTTASQETVNIVFPIPPAQLGLGRMEISMTIDSDQRTVVSKRNLLVRWANRQNATTAKALNDYLEPLRLIMTGQQWKEIKNASPEEQRRLLADFWQERNPDPASNANLLEEEFYWRVGEANSRFAWGKSQGWSTDRGRVYVVYGQPDEILRQYDRYSRSIEVWRYEEPAREFVFYDEQGDGRYHLIRQTNANLAATGL
- a CDS encoding peptidase M19, which produces MTETKKSLLKRWFLIVAGLTLGIVAIVVTFLPARVVRRLNAVHVQPPYRVTETVQLLHDSLFIADLHADALLWNRDLLTRSTDGHVDVPRLLAGNVAVQAFTVVTKTPRNLNIERNTGDSDDITLLAMAQSWPVATWTSLKERALFQARKLHEIAGRSDGKLVLIKTSSDLQNYMAARRESTDMTAGFLGMEGAHPLEGDLNNLDIFFEAGYRMIGLTHFFDNEVGGSAHGVEKGGLSAFGTLAVKRMEELHILVDLAHASPRLIDEVLAIATRPLVVSHSGGRGQCDNQRNLSDEHLRGIAQTGGVIGIGFWETAVCGVDAAAIAAAIRYAVNVAGIDHVGLGSDFDGAVTTPFDASGMALLTAALLEEGFGREEIYKIMGGNVQRLLLQTLP